A region of Candidatus Flexicrinis proximus DNA encodes the following proteins:
- a CDS encoding dihydrofolate reductase codes for MRNLIVTEFVSLDGVIENPGWTFPYWNDEIAAFKGEESLASDALLLGRVTYEGFAAAWPARTDEESGGVYFNGVRKYVVSTTLERADWNNSVIISDNVAEEIRKLKQQDGGDITVHGSGKLVQWLIANDLVDRVRLLVYPVVLGKGQKMFEDGTAATLKLVEAKALQGGVVALIYEPVRG; via the coding sequence ATGAGAAATCTTATTGTCACCGAGTTCGTTTCGCTCGACGGCGTTATCGAAAACCCGGGGTGGACATTTCCGTACTGGAACGACGAGATCGCGGCGTTCAAAGGCGAGGAGTCGCTGGCTAGTGATGCGCTGCTGCTGGGGCGCGTGACCTACGAGGGGTTCGCGGCGGCGTGGCCGGCGCGCACGGACGAGGAGTCGGGCGGTGTGTACTTCAACGGCGTGCGCAAGTACGTGGTGTCCACGACGCTGGAGCGCGCCGACTGGAACAACTCGGTGATCATCAGCGATAACGTCGCGGAGGAAATCCGTAAGCTGAAGCAGCAGGACGGAGGCGACATCACCGTTCACGGCAGCGGCAAGCTGGTGCAGTGGCTGATCGCCAACGATCTGGTCGACCGCGTGCGGCTGCTGGTGTATCCGGTGGTGCTGGGCAAGGGGCAGAAGATGTTCGAAGACGGCACGGCGGCGACGCTCAAGCTGGTGGAGGCGAAGGCGCTGCAAGGCGGCGTGGTCGCGCTGATCTACGAGCCGGTGCGGGGGTAA
- a CDS encoding PAS domain-containing protein, which yields MGVKPADMVGKSNRELGQPDDVVAYWEATFQEVVATGQEKVLYFDYPALDGIRSYESRLSPILNADGEVSHLLSIARDITERRVAEETLKEERNLFIGGSTVIFKWMTEPGWPVSYVSPNVTEQFGYQADEFISGGLLFAAIVHPDDIERMSREAAAHSNSGKVQFEQEYRIRRTDGEFRWVTDSTVVVRDAHGVPKYFHGYVHDITDRKQAEQARLEQERLKASLKKEQELNSTIQRAVSALAHDMRTPLSVISSAKELMLRYFDRMDETKRREKLDSIDKQLRYVLDLLDDMSLLVKGSLSERQFQPAPTHLATLCQMSLNEIKETIGTGHTMIFATDGQIGTVTVDETLVSRILLNLLTNAVKFSPAGSEIKLGLYLQDNRIVLRVIDHGMGVADEDLKHIFEPFYRAETVGEISGTGLGLNIVRDCVEQHSGRISAESQPGKGTTFTVWLPMID from the coding sequence ATGGGCGTTAAGCCTGCCGATATGGTCGGCAAGTCGAACCGCGAACTGGGCCAGCCGGACGACGTGGTCGCCTACTGGGAGGCCACCTTCCAGGAAGTGGTCGCCACCGGCCAGGAGAAGGTGCTGTACTTCGATTATCCGGCGTTGGACGGCATCCGGTCCTATGAGTCGCGGCTCTCACCGATTCTGAATGCGGACGGAGAAGTTTCGCACCTGTTGAGTATCGCGCGCGACATCACCGAACGGCGCGTCGCGGAGGAAACGCTCAAGGAAGAGCGAAACCTGTTCATCGGCGGGTCAACGGTCATCTTCAAGTGGATGACAGAACCCGGGTGGCCCGTCTCGTATGTCTCGCCTAACGTCACCGAGCAGTTCGGCTATCAGGCTGACGAGTTTATCTCCGGGGGACTGCTGTTCGCGGCGATCGTCCACCCCGACGACATCGAGCGGATGTCGCGGGAAGCCGCGGCGCATTCCAACAGCGGGAAAGTCCAGTTCGAACAGGAATACCGGATTCGGCGCACCGACGGGGAATTCCGCTGGGTCACCGACTCGACGGTCGTGGTGCGCGACGCCCACGGGGTGCCGAAGTACTTTCACGGCTACGTACACGATATTACCGACCGCAAGCAGGCCGAGCAGGCGCGGTTGGAGCAGGAGCGCCTGAAGGCCAGCCTGAAGAAAGAACAGGAGCTGAACTCGACGATCCAACGGGCGGTCTCGGCACTGGCCCACGACATGCGGACGCCGCTGAGCGTGATATCCAGCGCGAAAGAACTGATGCTGCGCTATTTCGACCGGATGGACGAGACCAAACGGCGCGAAAAGCTCGACTCGATCGACAAACAGCTGCGCTACGTGCTGGACCTGCTGGACGATATGTCGCTGCTGGTGAAGGGCAGCCTGAGTGAGCGGCAGTTCCAACCCGCCCCAACCCATCTGGCGACGCTGTGCCAGATGAGCCTGAACGAGATCAAAGAGACGATCGGCACGGGGCATACGATGATCTTCGCGACCGACGGCCAGATCGGCACGGTCACGGTGGACGAGACGCTGGTGAGCCGAATCCTGCTCAACCTGCTGACCAACGCGGTCAAGTTCTCGCCTGCCGGCAGCGAGATCAAGCTCGGGCTGTATCTACAAGACAACCGGATCGTGCTGCGGGTGATCGATCATGGGATGGGGGTGGCCGACGAAGACCTGAAGCACATCTTCGAACCGTTCTACCGCGCCGAGACCGTGGGAGAGATCAGCGGGACAGGGCTTGGCCTGAATATCGTGCGTGACTGTGTGGAGCAGCACAGCGGCCGGATCAGCGCGGAGAGCCAACCAGGCAAAGGGACGACGTTCACGGTGTGGCTGCCGATGATCGACTAG
- the mutY gene encoding A/G-specific adenine glycosylase has product MSRQRNPKSPLPAASQSLPLPAFHVPLLAWYDRYAAPLPWRTDPAPYRVWLSEIMLQQTQVETVIPYFERFLAAYPTVEVLAAAPLDHVLKRWEGLGYYARARNLHRAAQIVASEHEGQFPDTVDGLLRLPGIGRYTAGAIASIAFGRRAPLVDGNVIRVFARLTDYEGDVATPAAHTQMWDWAERWLPDDRAGDYNQALMELGRMVCTPKSPKCGDCPLKSVCKALANGTQAQRPVKAKRAPNPHYEVAGGIIRRADGHILIAQRPLDGLLGGLWEFPGGKQEAGETLPETLRRELREELAIEVEVGEELTAVRHAFTHFSITLHAFECVYTGGEPQPIGAHAFAWVTESELDRYSFGKADREVIRALREKPRRLL; this is encoded by the coding sequence ATGAGCCGACAGCGCAACCCGAAATCCCCCCTGCCGGCGGCCAGCCAGAGCCTGCCGCTTCCCGCGTTTCACGTCCCGCTCCTCGCCTGGTATGACCGTTACGCGGCCCCTCTCCCCTGGCGCACCGATCCTGCGCCGTATCGCGTCTGGTTGTCGGAAATCATGCTCCAGCAGACGCAGGTCGAGACCGTGATCCCGTATTTCGAGCGGTTCCTGGCCGCCTATCCCACGGTCGAAGTGCTGGCCGCCGCCCCGCTCGACCACGTCCTCAAGCGGTGGGAAGGACTCGGCTACTACGCCCGCGCCCGTAACCTGCACCGCGCCGCGCAGATCGTCGCCAGCGAACACGAGGGGCAGTTCCCCGACACGGTCGATGGCCTCCTAAGATTGCCCGGCATCGGCCGCTACACCGCCGGCGCGATCGCCTCGATCGCCTTTGGCCGCCGCGCGCCGCTGGTCGATGGCAACGTGATCCGGGTCTTCGCCCGCCTGACCGATTACGAAGGCGATGTCGCGACCCCCGCCGCCCACACCCAGATGTGGGACTGGGCCGAGCGCTGGCTCCCTGACGACCGCGCCGGGGATTACAATCAGGCGCTGATGGAGCTTGGCCGCATGGTCTGCACGCCCAAGTCGCCAAAGTGCGGCGACTGCCCGCTAAAAAGCGTCTGCAAAGCCCTGGCAAACGGCACGCAGGCACAGCGCCCGGTCAAAGCCAAACGCGCGCCCAACCCGCATTATGAGGTCGCCGGCGGCATCATCCGCCGCGCCGACGGCCACATCCTGATCGCCCAGCGCCCTCTCGACGGCTTGCTCGGCGGCCTCTGGGAATTCCCCGGCGGCAAGCAGGAAGCCGGCGAAACCCTTCCCGAAACCCTCAGGCGTGAACTGCGCGAAGAACTTGCCATCGAGGTTGAGGTCGGCGAAGAACTGACCGCCGTGCGCCACGCCTTCACGCACTTCTCGATCACCCTGCACGCCTTCGAATGTGTCTATACGGGCGGAGAGCCGCAGCCCATCGGCGCGCACGCCTTCGCATGGGTCACCGAGTCCGAACTCGACCGCTACTCCTTCGGCAAGGCCGACCGCGAGGTCATCCGCGCCCTGCGCGAAAAACCCCGCCGGTTACTGTAA
- a CDS encoding acetyl-CoA C-acyltransferase: MTSSGKQANDVVILSAARTAQGKFLGGLSGVPAAELGKVAFRAAVERSGIAAGDIAEVIVGNVVSAGVGQALPRQISLGAGVPDSVGGITVNKVCGSSLKAVMLAANAIKAEDGEAYLAGGVENMSRAPYLNDSLRTGNKYGEVTLRDSLKTDGLWCSLVNWSMGNAADFIGRQLEITRAEMDAFAYRSHQLAAQATDSGAFKAEVVPVILKGRKGDTVIEIDESIRRDTTLDALAALKPAFDPDGAVTAGNAPGMNDGAAALVVSSRAYAEAKGHAPVARVVSYGQAAVDPQWLFYAPVKAIPVALARAGWSVNDVDLFEVNEAFAAQVLADLRGLEREGHPVPLEKVNVNGGAIALGHPLGASGARVLVTLIHALKARGLKRGVAALCLGGAEAVAMCVEVE; this comes from the coding sequence ATGACCAGCAGCGGCAAACAGGCAAACGATGTCGTTATCCTGAGCGCGGCACGCACCGCGCAGGGAAAATTTCTGGGCGGATTGAGCGGCGTACCGGCTGCGGAGCTGGGCAAAGTCGCGTTCAGGGCGGCGGTCGAGCGCAGCGGGATCGCTGCAGGCGACATCGCCGAGGTGATCGTCGGTAACGTGGTGAGCGCGGGCGTCGGACAGGCCCTACCCCGGCAGATCAGCCTCGGCGCCGGCGTGCCGGACAGCGTGGGCGGCATCACGGTCAACAAGGTATGCGGCAGCAGCCTGAAAGCGGTGATGCTGGCGGCGAACGCGATCAAGGCCGAGGATGGCGAGGCGTATCTGGCCGGCGGCGTGGAAAACATGAGCCGCGCGCCGTATTTGAACGACTCGCTGCGGACGGGCAACAAATACGGCGAAGTCACCCTGCGCGACTCGCTCAAGACCGACGGGCTGTGGTGCAGCCTCGTCAACTGGTCGATGGGCAACGCGGCGGATTTCATCGGCCGGCAGTTGGAGATCACGCGCGCGGAAATGGACGCGTTCGCCTACCGCAGCCATCAACTGGCGGCGCAGGCCACCGACAGCGGCGCGTTCAAGGCCGAAGTCGTGCCGGTGATCCTCAAGGGCCGCAAGGGCGATACGGTGATCGAGATCGACGAGTCGATCCGGCGCGATACGACGCTGGACGCGCTGGCGGCGCTCAAGCCGGCGTTTGACCCGGACGGCGCGGTGACGGCAGGCAACGCCCCCGGCATGAACGACGGCGCGGCGGCGCTGGTGGTATCGAGCCGCGCGTATGCCGAAGCCAAGGGTCATGCGCCGGTCGCGCGGGTGGTGAGCTACGGGCAGGCGGCGGTCGATCCACAGTGGCTCTTCTACGCGCCGGTGAAGGCGATCCCGGTAGCGCTGGCGCGCGCGGGCTGGTCGGTGAACGACGTCGACCTGTTCGAGGTCAATGAGGCGTTCGCGGCGCAGGTGCTGGCCGATCTGCGGGGATTGGAGCGCGAAGGTCACCCCGTCCCTCTGGAAAAGGTCAACGTGAACGGCGGCGCGATTGCACTGGGCCATCCACTGGGCGCGAGCGGCGCGCGGGTGCTGGTGACGCTGATTCACGCGCTCAAGGCACGCGGACTCAAGCGCGGCGTGGCGGCGCTGTGCCTCGGCGGCGCGGAAGCCGTCGCGATGTGCGTCGAGGTGGAATAA
- a CDS encoding DNA-binding protein, whose translation MAGKKPSAATPFPKTSAPAQRALDGAGYTSLEDLTKVTEADLLKLHGMGPKAIGILREALAAKGLAFKK comes from the coding sequence ATGGCTGGCAAGAAACCAAGCGCGGCGACACCTTTCCCGAAGACCAGCGCGCCTGCGCAGCGCGCCCTCGACGGCGCGGGATATACATCACTTGAGGACCTGACCAAGGTGACGGAGGCCGACCTGTTGAAGCTGCACGGCATGGGGCCGAAGGCCATCGGCATCCTGCGCGAGGCGCTGGCGGCGAAGGGGCTGGCGTTCAAGAAGTAG
- a CDS encoding PD40 domain-containing protein — translation MKRTSISLLIAILVLLVSVSGIAQDDPPTVPKIVFVTIDYEARTYTLHVSSPDGTNILPLVVGGQYWSPALSPDGRQLAFIGRRLPAGTPGIYVMNTDGTGLRIVTPPPSPVRVRPNGLAWSPDGTELMYGAIGSGSSSFFYRFTVDSDEQVRIRFPGIEYEDRSLPHPYWSPDGSKVMVYGMRVDPQSNLSVWSLYLANADGTDAVPFPAITDEMRGYSFAAWSPDGQQVVLASLGSINDAFPLIVANADGSDARRLAGHPPNYPHSPSWSPDGNQILFIAVEQGVESMPEGELYVVDADGSNLRALNIPGDVAGTGTAWGAIPADVILPSSPVELESAAR, via the coding sequence ATGAAGCGTACATCGATTTCGCTATTGATCGCGATTCTCGTTCTCCTCGTTTCAGTTTCCGGCATTGCACAGGACGACCCTCCGACAGTCCCGAAGATCGTTTTTGTCACGATCGATTACGAGGCGCGTACCTATACCCTGCATGTGTCCAGCCCCGATGGCACGAATATCCTCCCGCTGGTGGTCGGCGGCCAGTACTGGTCGCCGGCGCTCTCACCGGATGGCAGGCAGCTTGCGTTTATCGGAAGACGGCTCCCGGCAGGCACGCCGGGCATTTACGTCATGAACACTGATGGGACCGGCCTGCGCATCGTCACTCCGCCGCCCAGCCCGGTCCGAGTCCGGCCCAACGGACTCGCCTGGTCGCCCGATGGGACCGAGCTCATGTATGGCGCCATCGGCTCAGGCAGCAGTTCGTTCTTCTATCGCTTTACCGTGGACAGTGATGAGCAGGTGCGGATCCGCTTCCCCGGCATCGAGTATGAGGACCGGAGTCTCCCGCACCCCTATTGGTCGCCAGATGGTAGTAAGGTGATGGTCTACGGGATGCGCGTCGATCCGCAAAGCAACCTGAGTGTCTGGAGTCTATACCTCGCCAACGCCGACGGCACCGATGCCGTACCTTTTCCGGCCATCACCGATGAAATGCGGGGCTACAGTTTCGCGGCGTGGTCGCCGGATGGTCAGCAGGTCGTACTCGCCTCTTTAGGTTCTATCAACGACGCGTTCCCATTGATCGTAGCCAACGCGGATGGCTCTGATGCACGCAGGTTGGCCGGCCATCCGCCCAATTATCCGCATTCGCCCTCGTGGTCGCCTGATGGCAACCAGATCCTGTTTATCGCAGTTGAACAGGGTGTCGAGTCGATGCCGGAAGGTGAACTGTATGTCGTCGACGCCGACGGCTCGAACCTGCGCGCGCTGAACATCCCCGGCGACGTTGCCGGGACCGGTACCGCGTGGGGCGCGATCCCGGCCGATGTTATCCTGCCGTCGTCACCCGTGGAATTAGAGTCGGCCGCGCGCTAA
- a CDS encoding dihydrofolate reductase, producing the protein MRKIVSFMHVSLDGCYATPDGGLGWVSYDKELQSYAHSLHATTDVAIHGRVTYGMMRDYWPAVFEEESPDPATLAHAIWLRDALKVVVSRTLEDPAWENSMLIKDNLAEEFTKLKQKPGKDMVIFGSPGLVKSLVKLDLVDEFRLSVSPVLLGSGKLLFGSLDAPLKLELIENHTLKSGAAVLRYKRVR; encoded by the coding sequence ATGCGGAAAATCGTCTCCTTCATGCACGTCTCACTGGACGGCTGCTATGCAACGCCGGACGGCGGGTTGGGCTGGGTTTCCTACGACAAAGAGCTTCAGTCGTATGCCCACAGCCTGCACGCCACGACCGATGTGGCGATCCACGGCCGCGTGACCTACGGCATGATGCGCGATTATTGGCCGGCGGTCTTCGAAGAGGAATCTCCCGACCCTGCTACACTCGCTCACGCGATCTGGCTGCGGGACGCGCTCAAGGTCGTCGTCTCGCGCACGCTCGAAGACCCGGCGTGGGAGAACTCGATGCTCATCAAGGACAATCTGGCCGAGGAATTCACGAAACTGAAGCAGAAGCCCGGCAAGGATATGGTGATCTTCGGCAGCCCCGGCCTTGTCAAATCACTCGTGAAGCTTGATTTGGTCGACGAGTTCCGCCTGAGCGTCAGTCCGGTGCTGCTTGGGAGTGGAAAGCTGCTGTTCGGCAGCCTTGATGCGCCGCTAAAATTGGAGCTGATCGAAAACCACACGCTCAAGAGCGGTGCCGCGGTCCTGCGCTATAAGCGCGTTCGTTAG
- a CDS encoding response regulator transcription factor, translated as MSIRLIVVDDHIKVHQGIAAITDAFDDLEIVGHASNGQEAISLVNEQMPDLVLMDVIMPVMNGIEATRRIHALRPDIKVLALSSFQDADSVREMMNAGAVGYVLKNASIDDLVHTIRAAHSGKIVLSPEASTLLLQPASSPAAPAKTNDFGLTQREREILKLVVDGKNNSEIAALLIISLSTVKFHVSSIFAKMTVTNRVEAARMAMEHGLLD; from the coding sequence GTGAGCATACGGCTGATCGTAGTAGACGACCATATCAAGGTGCACCAGGGGATCGCCGCCATCACCGACGCCTTCGACGACCTCGAAATCGTCGGGCATGCCAGCAACGGCCAGGAGGCGATTTCGCTGGTCAACGAACAGATGCCGGACCTGGTGCTGATGGATGTGATCATGCCGGTGATGAACGGCATCGAGGCGACACGGCGCATCCATGCCCTGCGGCCGGATATCAAGGTGTTGGCGCTGTCGAGTTTCCAGGATGCAGACAGCGTGCGGGAAATGATGAACGCCGGGGCGGTCGGCTACGTGCTCAAGAACGCCTCGATCGACGACCTGGTGCATACGATCCGCGCGGCGCACAGCGGCAAAATTGTGCTCTCGCCGGAAGCCTCAACGCTGCTGCTGCAGCCGGCATCGTCCCCCGCCGCACCGGCAAAGACCAACGACTTCGGCCTGACTCAGCGTGAGCGGGAAATCCTGAAGCTGGTGGTGGATGGCAAGAACAACAGCGAAATCGCCGCGCTCCTGATCATCAGCCTGTCGACGGTCAAGTTCCACGTGAGCAGCATCTTTGCCAAGATGACCGTCACGAACCGGGTCGAGGCGGCGCGGATGGCGATGGAGCACGGACTGCTGGATTGA
- a CDS encoding response regulator: MPAANILIVDDTPFNNEVLKIGLSAHGYKIDTALSAEDAEAKLARTLPDLILLDVLMPHINGYEFCEKLKSSFTTRDIPVIFMSALHETVDKLRGFAVGGVDYLTKPLEFDEVLVRVRTHLTLYQQRREIERLYAQASELATLHERQRIARDLHDSLNQSLFSINSIAEALPRIFAKNPAKAVQYAQQLAALTRGAQAEMRALLLELRQDALEGTDLADLLRQLCGIFAANSVVELTLDLAEGVVLPPQTQTVFYRVAQEALNNVARHAQAAQVDVSLLRPDTGGLELIIKDDGRGFDPASIPADHFGVRIMHERAAAVGASLVVNTLPGHGTTVRLKL; the protein is encoded by the coding sequence ATGCCCGCAGCCAACATACTGATCGTCGACGACACTCCGTTTAACAACGAGGTCCTGAAGATCGGTCTGTCTGCCCACGGCTATAAGATCGATACGGCGCTGAGCGCGGAAGATGCCGAGGCGAAACTGGCCCGAACCCTGCCCGACCTGATCCTGCTCGACGTGCTGATGCCGCATATCAACGGGTACGAGTTCTGCGAGAAGCTCAAGAGCAGCTTTACGACACGCGACATCCCGGTGATCTTCATGAGCGCGCTGCACGAGACGGTGGACAAGCTGCGCGGATTTGCCGTCGGCGGGGTCGACTATCTGACCAAGCCGCTGGAATTCGACGAGGTGCTGGTGCGGGTGCGGACGCATCTGACGCTGTACCAGCAGCGGCGCGAGATCGAGCGGTTGTACGCCCAGGCCAGCGAACTGGCGACATTGCACGAGCGGCAGCGCATCGCACGGGACCTGCACGATTCGCTCAACCAGAGTCTGTTCTCAATCAATTCGATCGCCGAAGCCCTGCCGCGTATCTTCGCCAAAAATCCGGCCAAAGCGGTGCAGTACGCACAGCAGTTAGCCGCGCTGACCCGCGGCGCGCAAGCCGAAATGCGCGCGCTGCTGCTTGAACTGCGGCAGGACGCGCTGGAGGGGACGGATCTGGCCGACCTGCTGCGCCAGTTGTGCGGTATCTTCGCGGCCAACAGCGTGGTGGAACTGACGCTTGACCTTGCCGAAGGGGTCGTGCTGCCGCCGCAGACGCAAACCGTGTTTTACCGGGTGGCACAAGAGGCGTTGAATAACGTCGCGCGCCACGCGCAGGCCGCACAGGTGGATGTTTCACTGCTGCGCCCCGATACGGGCGGCCTGGAGCTGATCATCAAAGACGATGGACGCGGCTTTGACCCGGCCTCGATCCCGGCCGATCATTTCGGTGTCCGCATCATGCATGAACGCGCCGCAGCGGTGGGCGCGTCGCTGGTCGTCAACACTTTGCCCGGTCACGGAACGACGGTGAGGTTGAAATTGTGA
- a CDS encoding WXG100 family type VII secretion target — MSDRIRYQYDNLGEFARRFAEHASTTEQVRARLARQLAVLEDGGWLGDGAKRFSAEMREQMLPALDRLAQALEAAQAGVLRMVETMQAAEQEAAGLFRGAEVTGGQGAASAFGAANPSFAAQRTAQIAALGGLREEQGRFVQDLRRGLEGIGGQIAGVQAVYDRLFAEAGARAERMSTLIGALQGGAVS; from the coding sequence ATGTCCGATCGTATCCGCTATCAATATGACAACCTCGGGGAATTCGCACGCCGATTCGCCGAGCATGCCTCTACCACCGAACAGGTGCGCGCGCGCCTGGCCCGTCAGCTGGCGGTGCTGGAAGATGGCGGCTGGCTGGGTGACGGCGCAAAGCGGTTCAGCGCTGAGATGCGCGAGCAGATGCTGCCGGCACTGGACCGGCTGGCACAGGCGCTGGAAGCGGCACAGGCAGGCGTCCTGCGGATGGTCGAAACCATGCAGGCTGCCGAGCAGGAGGCCGCCGGATTGTTCCGGGGCGCGGAAGTGACAGGCGGGCAGGGTGCCGCCAGCGCCTTTGGGGCGGCCAACCCGTCGTTCGCCGCGCAGCGGACGGCGCAGATCGCCGCGCTGGGCGGACTGCGCGAAGAACAGGGCCGGTTCGTTCAGGATTTGCGGCGCGGGCTGGAAGGGATCGGCGGGCAGATCGCCGGAGTACAGGCCGTCTATGACCGGCTGTTTGCAGAAGCCGGCGCGCGTGCCGAACGCATGTCTACTCTGATTGGCGCATTACAAGGCGGGGCCGTGTCGTGA
- a CDS encoding J domain-containing protein: MARDYYEVLGVNRSADEKELKKAFHRLAKKFHPDVNKNDPNAEAHFKEVNEAYEVLSDTEKRKLYDTYGHDYDKVRQGGGGFGGQGRTTQVDPGAFEDLMKSFFGGLGSDDVMSRRGRRARPARGDDIDHPISITLREAFEGTTRYITKGERRVKADIPAGVTDGTRVRLRGEGDAGAQANGDLFLVISVDPDPNFVRDGNNLTTEVKVDVFTAMLGGQVNVPLVVGSVKMTIPPGTSSGRKFRFGGKGMPAGKGESGDLYARILVTVPETLTSEQRLLIENLRDSFR, from the coding sequence ATGGCACGCGACTACTATGAAGTCCTGGGGGTGAACCGGAGCGCCGATGAGAAAGAACTCAAAAAAGCCTTCCATCGGCTGGCGAAGAAGTTTCACCCCGACGTCAACAAAAACGACCCCAACGCCGAAGCACATTTCAAGGAAGTCAACGAAGCGTATGAGGTCTTGAGCGACACTGAAAAGCGCAAGCTGTACGATACCTACGGCCACGACTACGATAAGGTGCGTCAGGGTGGCGGCGGCTTTGGCGGTCAAGGCCGTACCACCCAGGTCGACCCCGGCGCCTTCGAGGATCTGATGAAGAGCTTCTTCGGCGGCCTGGGCAGCGACGATGTGATGAGCCGCCGCGGACGCCGCGCCCGTCCGGCGCGTGGCGACGACATCGACCACCCGATCAGTATCACCCTCCGCGAAGCCTTCGAGGGGACGACCCGCTATATCACCAAGGGCGAACGCCGCGTCAAAGCCGACATCCCGGCAGGCGTAACCGACGGAACCCGCGTCCGCCTGCGCGGCGAAGGCGATGCCGGCGCCCAGGCCAACGGGGACTTGTTCCTGGTGATCAGCGTTGATCCTGACCCGAACTTTGTCCGTGACGGCAATAACCTCACTACCGAGGTCAAAGTCGATGTGTTCACCGCCATGCTCGGCGGACAGGTGAACGTGCCGCTGGTGGTCGGCTCGGTCAAAATGACCATCCCACCCGGCACCTCCAGCGGGCGCAAGTTCCGCTTTGGCGGCAAGGGCATGCCTGCCGGAAAAGGCGAGTCGGGCGACCTGTATGCCCGGATCCTCGTCACCGTGCCGGAAACCCTCACCAGCGAACAGCGCCTGCTGATCGAAAACCTGCGCGACTCGTTTCGCTAA
- the mutM gene encoding DNA-formamidopyrimidine glycosylase: MPELPEVETVVRGLREPLVGRTVSTFWYDWLRTLGSPDPDQFEARVVGQTFRSIERRAKYIVCALDDDLLVVHLKMTGRLYVVSSDAAVPDDRWVHFKLGLDDGRELRFSDARKFGKVFLTRDFSSITKGAAALGPEPLEDAFTLGVFRERLLGRKSTLKALLLDQSFIAGVGNIYADEALFRAKLHPLRRADTLAPAESAALYETVRAALSDGIDYEGASINWYRKPDGSTGDSQEHFFAYGRDGQPCLTCGTPLIKIRVVQRGTHFCPNCQRLE; this comes from the coding sequence ATGCCTGAACTTCCCGAAGTAGAAACCGTCGTGCGCGGCTTGCGTGAGCCGCTGGTGGGTCGCACTGTCAGCACCTTCTGGTACGACTGGCTACGGACGCTTGGCTCGCCTGACCCTGACCAGTTTGAGGCGCGCGTGGTCGGCCAGACCTTCCGCAGCATCGAGCGCCGCGCCAAATATATCGTCTGCGCCCTGGATGACGATCTGCTGGTCGTCCACCTCAAGATGACCGGACGCCTGTACGTGGTCTCGTCGGATGCCGCGGTTCCCGACGACCGCTGGGTGCATTTCAAGCTCGGCCTGGACGATGGCCGCGAACTGCGCTTCTCCGATGCCCGCAAGTTCGGCAAAGTGTTCCTCACGCGTGACTTTTCCAGCATCACCAAGGGCGCGGCAGCGCTCGGCCCGGAGCCGCTGGAGGACGCCTTCACGCTCGGGGTCTTCCGCGAGCGCCTACTCGGCCGTAAGTCCACCCTCAAGGCGCTCCTGCTCGACCAGTCGTTCATCGCCGGTGTCGGCAATATCTACGCCGATGAAGCGCTGTTCCGCGCCAAACTTCACCCGCTGCGCCGCGCCGATACCCTCGCGCCAGCCGAGTCCGCCGCCTTGTACGAGACTGTCCGGGCCGCGCTTTCCGACGGCATCGACTATGAAGGCGCGTCGATCAACTGGTACCGCAAGCCCGACGGATCGACCGGCGACTCGCAGGAACACTTCTTCGCCTATGGCCGCGACGGCCAGCCCTGTCTCACCTGTGGAACACCGCTCATCAAGATCCGGGTTGTTCAGAGGGGTACACATTTCTGTCCAAACTGCCAGCGCTTGGAGTAG